The Oryza sativa Japonica Group chromosome 11, ASM3414082v1 DNA window GTTTGCATTGAGCACCAATGGAATGAATCCATTCAATGACTTGAGCACCTCACACAGCATGTGGCCAGTACTCCTAACCATGTACAACCTCCCAACGTGGCTGTGTTAGAAAAGGAAGTATATCTTGTTGACCATCCTTGTACAAGGACCACGACAACCTAGCAATGACATGGATGTGTTTCTAGAGCCTTTGCTGGAGGATATGCGCGATTTGTGGGAACACGGGATCCGAGTTTGGGACGAATTCCTGCGGGAGTACTTCACGCTACATGCAATTATCTTTGTCACCGTCAACGACTTGACCGCACTGTTTTCCCTATTGGGACAGATCAAGGGAAAGACGGGTTGCATTATTTGTGTAGATGGTACTGTGTACAGGTATCTTAAGGGATCGAAGAAGCTAGTGTACATGCGACACCAGCGTTTCTTAAGAAAGAATCACTCGTACCGCTCCCAAGCAAAATATTTCGACGGTACTGTTGAGAAAGGTGTGGCACCAGAACCATGGAAGGGTGATAAAGTGTTTAGAATGACCAAAAATCTGAAGGTTGGTTTTGGGAAggtaaaaaagaaggaaacaaaTAAGCGGAAGAGAAATGATGCCGAAGTGCCAGCAAGCCCTAGCGTTCCATTCAAGAAGCACTCCATTTTCTTTAAGTACCTTCCGTACTGGAAAGATTTAGACATACGCCATTCTATCGATGTCATGCACCTAGAGAAAAATGTCTTCGATAGCACCATTGGGACTATACTGGACATACTAACTAAGACCAAGGATGGACTAAAATCACGTAAGGACCTCGTGGATATGCAAATAAGGAAAGAGCTTCATCCTGTGGATAAAGGTAATAATGGAAAAGTGTACCTACCGCCTGCGTGCTACACCTTGacaagagaggagaaaatggcATTGTGCAAATCCCTACATCGGGTGAGAGTGCCTACTGGCTTCTCCTCAAACATTAAATGACTAGTGTCGATGAAAGATCTGTCGCTTTCAGGCTACAATTCCCATGACTGTCATGTAATGCTCACAGTATTCCTCGCCATTGCAATTAGAGCAGTCGAACCAGTTCACGTAAAGCTGGTCATCACAAAGCTCTGTTATTTCTTCAATTCCATATCTCAGAAAGTAATTGATCCTGAAGAGTTAGGTCCTCTCCGGACTTTCGCTATACAGACAGTGTGCGAGCTTGAGATGTGTTTCCCTCCATCATTTTTCGATATGATGGTTCATATCGTGCCTCATAGTTCATATCATGCCTCATAGTTCGATATTTTTCTTCAACGCCTCATAGTTCATATCGTGCCTTAGATAATTGCACTTGGGCCCCTATACCTGCATCAGATGTGGCCTTTCGAACGATACATGTCCATTCTAAAAGGCTACGTACGGAACCGCGCTCACCCAGAGGGATCCATGATAGAGGGATACACAACCGAGGAGGTCGTTGAGTGTTGCATTGATTACCTAAAGGATGGAAAAGCAATTGGTTTACCGGTACCTCGACATGAAGGTAGATTATCTAGGAAAGGAAcaaaagggaagaaaagaaTCCACGACAATGACTACAAAAAAGTGAAAGATGCTCATTTCACTGTGCTGCAGCAATTCGCAATAGTGGAGCCGTACATAGAGCAACACCTGCATGAATTACAAGCAACAAATGTGGGTCGATCTAATAGATGGATCATGAAGAAACACAAGCATCACTTTACTGAATGGTTCAAGAACCTCGATCTACCAGATGGCCATACCATGGAAGAAAGAACAATTAAAATGCTAGCTGACGGGCCATCAAGTGTGTATACCTCGTGGCAAGCATACGATCTgaatggatacacattttacacaAAAGCGAAAGACAAAAGGAGTGCATGCCAAAACAGTGGCGTTCGAGTAGAAGCAATCGACACAACTGGGCAAAAGAGCACATACTACGGATTCATAGAAGAAATCTGCGAACTAGACTACGGGCCAAATATGCAGATTCCACTGTTTCGGTGCCAATGGGTGAAACACCCAGCCAGCGTGTCTGTGGACAACTTTAGGCTGACAATAGTTGACTTTGACAACGTAGGCCACAAGGATGACCCATGGGTGCTTGCCGATCGGGTCGCTCAAGTTTTCTATGTGACAGATCCATCTCATTTGAAG harbors:
- the LOC107279367 gene encoding uncharacterized protein → MADRAWVNKERYRASYIEGVDIFMKAAKKNVASKKTKDIRCPCVHCKNQKSWNDPSVIEQHLVTHGFVEGYTNWSYHGEIPSKQVPNQATVHDEVLSWDEDVIVVAKEEEEEEEEEEEEEKVHAVEPVDDDDVVGGNGQHSTVDDADDGNVSVDVSNFAYLEEMLRHAEPEVVAGSARGLDNFDALKKAANDLLYDEAKGCEKDSTLLWTVLELMRLKARNGWSNSSFNDLLVLLKKLFPQPNSLPTSTYEAKKLICPLSLGVRKIHACVNHCILFRKEYEDLDRCPTCKSSRYKTSRSQSESLDVALDDVEESDPCKDSNKKKIPQLVMWYLPVKDHLKRLFSNPRDAELMRWYHEKRKKDGMIRHPADARQWKEFDRKYHKFAEDPRNKRKYILLTILVQGPRQPSNDMDVFLEPLLEDMRDLWEHGIRVWDEFLREYFTLHAIIFVTVNDLTALFSLLGQIKGKTGCIICVDGTVYRYLKGSKKLVYMRHQRFLRKNHSYRSQAKYFDGTVEKGVAPEPWKGDKVFRMTKNLKVGFGKVKKKETNKRKRNDAEVPASPSVPFKKHSIFFKYLPYWKDLDIRHSIDVMHLEKNVFDSTIGTILDILTKTKDGLKSRKDLVDMQIRKELHPVDKGYNSHDCHVMLTVFLAIAIRAVEPVHVKLVITKLCYFFNSISQKVIDPEELGPLRTFAIQTVCELEMCFPPSFFDMMMWPFERYMSILKGYVRNRAHPEGSMIEGYTTEEVVECCIDYLKDGKAIGLPVPRHEGRLSRKGTKGKKRIHDNDYKKVKDAHFTVLQQFAIVEPYIEQHLHELQATNVGRSNRWIMKKHKHHFTEWFKNLDLPDGHTMEERTIKMLADGPSSVYTSWQAYDLNGYTFYTKAKDKRSACQNSGVRVEAIDTTGQKSTYYGFIEEICELDYGPNMQIPLFRCQWVKHPASVSVDNFRLTIVDFDNVGHKDDPWVLADRVAQVFYVTDPSHLKKDIVISGKQRILGVDDVEDVEAYNQYENMILFTDFRNKILRVEESIGESPKPYMRNEGVGKSVRC